Proteins encoded together in one Triticum dicoccoides isolate Atlit2015 ecotype Zavitan chromosome 7B, WEW_v2.0, whole genome shotgun sequence window:
- the LOC119341899 gene encoding uncharacterized protein LOC119341899 isoform X6 gives MGEYMTLKSMKNTFLCQKEKSKSSVNFLDLSSSSSSPVVDGVCFVPTSEDDHHLYKRRRMDKKCHFVPTNTNGNKNRSTSRNVIKSATDGNARKSTTRSSATFEDISPRVQKFGKALIVPSDGEVSKSETNIVEYTKEYKDTAEASKSSWKNSSVSLSTVDDRKSISISSRPSYINHKVQDSRESDTESLMELTSREVCISLLERDIVLIEKSELSSTSTTLTHDDNESNTLFACKSCGSFEDPCRMLICDRCEEAFHLLCCHRRIKKIPDNDWYCLDCSRKKPKRQREMLPSTKGSAKHIQRPLQVLGSKGDMLTNAEPYETQVRIGRDFQAEVPEWSGPISGSDDYFVEPAELDATEMTNLSLSLRREDKKTSIGNWIQCQEVLDTGAICGKWRRNGGNIVKMRAGLAQW, from the exons ATGGGAGAATATATGACTTTAAAATCTATGAAGAACACCTTTTTATGTCAGAAGGAGAAATCAAAGTCATCAGTAAATTTTTTGGATTTATCCTCAAGCTCGAGTTCGCCAGTTGTGGATGGTGTTTGTTTTGTTCCTACTTCAGAAGATGATCACCATTTGTATAAACGAAGGAGGATGGACAAGAAATGTCATTTTGTTCCGACAAATACAAATGGAAATAAGAATAGGAGTACAAGCAGAAATGTGATCAAGAGTGCAACAGATGGAAATGCGAGGAAAAGTACAACCAGAAGTTCTGCAACTTTTGAAGATATTTCGCCCCGGGTCCAAAAATTTGGGAAAGCACTTATTGTTCCTTCAGATGGAGAAGTTTCAAAATCTGAAACAAACATTGTTGAATATACAAAAGAATATAAAGATACCGCAGAAGCTTCTAAAAGTTCTTGGAAAAACTCGTCAGTGTCACTTTCTACTGTGGATGATAGGAAGTCAATTTCCATATCAAGCAGGCCATCTTATATAAATCACAAGGTACAGGATTCCAGGGAGTCTGATACAGAATCACTTATGGAGTTAACATCAAGGGAGGTTTGCATATCCTTGCTCGAAAGGGATATAGTTCTCATCGAAAAATCAGAGCTCAGCAGCACATCAACTACATTAACCCATGATGATAATGAAAGCAACACTTTATTTGCATGCAAGAGTTGTGGGTCTTTTGAAGATCCATGCCGCATGTTAATATGTGATCGTTGTGAAGAAGCATTCCACTTGCTTTGCTGCCACCGTCGCATCAAGAAAATACCAGATAATGATTGGTATTGCCTGGATTGTTCAAGGAAGAAACCTAAGAGGCAGCGTGAGATGTTGCCGAGTACAAAAGGATCAGCCAAGCATATTCAAAGACCTCTCCAAGTTCTTGGCTCAAAAGGAGATATGTTGACGAATGCTGAACCATATGAAACTCAAGTAAGGATTGGTAGAGACTTCCAAGCAGAAGTTCCAGAGTGGTCCGGTCCAATTTCTGG CAGTGATGACTATTTTGTTGAACCTGCTGAACTTGATGCCACTGAAATGACAAATCTGAGT TTGTCACTAAGGCGTGAGGACAAGAAAACCAGCATTGGTAACTGGATTCAGTGCCAAGAAGTCTTGGACACAGGTGCTATTTGCGGCAAGTGGCGGAG GAACGGAGGTAATATCGTTAAGAtgagggcaggcctggcgcagtggtga
- the LOC119341899 gene encoding uncharacterized protein LOC119341899 isoform X5, whose amino-acid sequence MGEYMTLKSMKNTFLCQKEKSKSSVNFLDLSSSSSSPVVDGVCFVPTSEDDHHLYKRRRMDKKCHFVPTNTNGNKNRSTSRNVIKSATDGNARKSTTRSSATFEDISPRVQKFGKALIVPSDGEVSKSETNIVEYTKEYKDTAEASKSSWKNSSVSLSTVDDRKSISISSRPSYINHKVQDSRESDTESLMELTSREVCISLLERDIVLIEKSELSSTSTTLTHDDNESNTLFACKSCGSFEDPCRMLICDRCEEAFHLLCCHRRIKKIPDNDWYCLDCSRKKPKRQREMLPSTKGSAKHIQRPLQVLGSKGDMLTNAEPYETQVRIGRDFQAEVPEWSGPISGSDDYFVEPAELDATEMTNLSLQLSLRREDKKTSIGNWIQCQEVLDTGAICGKWRRNGGNIVKMRAGLAQW is encoded by the exons ATGGGAGAATATATGACTTTAAAATCTATGAAGAACACCTTTTTATGTCAGAAGGAGAAATCAAAGTCATCAGTAAATTTTTTGGATTTATCCTCAAGCTCGAGTTCGCCAGTTGTGGATGGTGTTTGTTTTGTTCCTACTTCAGAAGATGATCACCATTTGTATAAACGAAGGAGGATGGACAAGAAATGTCATTTTGTTCCGACAAATACAAATGGAAATAAGAATAGGAGTACAAGCAGAAATGTGATCAAGAGTGCAACAGATGGAAATGCGAGGAAAAGTACAACCAGAAGTTCTGCAACTTTTGAAGATATTTCGCCCCGGGTCCAAAAATTTGGGAAAGCACTTATTGTTCCTTCAGATGGAGAAGTTTCAAAATCTGAAACAAACATTGTTGAATATACAAAAGAATATAAAGATACCGCAGAAGCTTCTAAAAGTTCTTGGAAAAACTCGTCAGTGTCACTTTCTACTGTGGATGATAGGAAGTCAATTTCCATATCAAGCAGGCCATCTTATATAAATCACAAGGTACAGGATTCCAGGGAGTCTGATACAGAATCACTTATGGAGTTAACATCAAGGGAGGTTTGCATATCCTTGCTCGAAAGGGATATAGTTCTCATCGAAAAATCAGAGCTCAGCAGCACATCAACTACATTAACCCATGATGATAATGAAAGCAACACTTTATTTGCATGCAAGAGTTGTGGGTCTTTTGAAGATCCATGCCGCATGTTAATATGTGATCGTTGTGAAGAAGCATTCCACTTGCTTTGCTGCCACCGTCGCATCAAGAAAATACCAGATAATGATTGGTATTGCCTGGATTGTTCAAGGAAGAAACCTAAGAGGCAGCGTGAGATGTTGCCGAGTACAAAAGGATCAGCCAAGCATATTCAAAGACCTCTCCAAGTTCTTGGCTCAAAAGGAGATATGTTGACGAATGCTGAACCATATGAAACTCAAGTAAGGATTGGTAGAGACTTCCAAGCAGAAGTTCCAGAGTGGTCCGGTCCAATTTCTGG CAGTGATGACTATTTTGTTGAACCTGCTGAACTTGATGCCACTGAAATGACAAATCTGAGT TTGCAGTTGTCACTAAGGCGTGAGGACAAGAAAACCAGCATTGGTAACTGGATTCAGTGCCAAGAAGTCTTGGACACAGGTGCTATTTGCGGCAAGTGGCGGAG GAACGGAGGTAATATCGTTAAGAtgagggcaggcctggcgcagtggtga